The sequence below is a genomic window from Cicer arietinum cultivar CDC Frontier isolate Library 1 chromosome 6, Cicar.CDCFrontier_v2.0, whole genome shotgun sequence.
TTGTGTTTCAGTATCATCCAGATGTTTGTAGAGGGAACGATTGTGGAGTTCAGTTTCACCAAATCAATGAGGCTTATGATGTGAGTTATTTTTATCCTACATCACTTTACCTataatttctataaatttttattgcaattttcATTGCATAGTGAATTTAATTGTTTGGTTTACTTGTTTGTTCtgtaattgtcattttttaatcaGGATTTTATAAAAAGTTTGCCATCTTAGATTTGAATTTAGATTCCAAACACAGTAAAGGTGTAATATGAGCAAACGGATCTTAAATCAATGCCTGAGATCAATTAATGTATGTAACTGTGTTTCAAAGTCTTGATCTTTATATTTGGGGTGTAACATCATAGTTTCTTAGGCTACATTTGACTGCAATTGTCTGCAATAGACCATGACCTGATTGTTACTATGATTTAAAACTTGATGACAACTATTGAAGACAATGTTGTTAAATCGCAGCATAGTAGAATTTGAATAAATTACTAGTGTTTTGAAATACGTTGTTTAGCGCAAAATATTGCTATAACAGATTATTGTGCAGTAGAATTTAAACAACttgttattttttgattttctgCAATTGGCAACTGAATGAAGTCTTACATTAGTGTTTGAATGAAATGATCATCTCCCAAATAGCATAGTTCACAAAAACAATTTGTTTTCTTAATCCTTATGAGGACATAGTCTTAAGCATTATTTTGACTCACCTTACATGATCATTACCTAATTGCAATTTCATTGTTGCTTATATTTGTCTTTACAGGTTGTGATGGCAAATTTGAGAGAAGAGTCAAATGTGACAGAAACCTATGAAGCACATGATGAAGACGATGAGTCATTTAGAGGAATGAATGATCCAGATTGGGAATATTGGGAAGAATGGATGGGTTGGGAAGGAGCAGGAATCCGTGATTACTCTTCACATATTAATccttacatttaaaaaaatattatgttaatgtTAATCTTTGGATTATAAAATGTGGATTAATTAAAATGGGTCTAGAGCTACTTGTCCCCCACTCAAAAGTGGTTGGTGCTCCTTGTACATAGTCCAAATGAAATGTCAAATCTCCTATGCATAATTGAAGTTGAGGAGAATTGGcttgttattattgttaaatacaaaaataaaagttgattGCACAAACAGTTTATCTTTATCCAGATGGGATGTCATAGAGAAGAGGCTAATGTcataacctaaattttaaataatgtctCTTGATGCTTCACTAATGGTGAAGTGTCTCTGCAAACAAAAAGTATTATTCCTATTGggatattttttatgatattataaTTTGGTGTATTGggatattttttatgatattataaTTTGGTGTACAAAGGACGAGTTAAGTCGATTTTTTGTCTCTTTTATTTGGTCATAATATTTGATCgggttaaattttatattttaatccgTACCTTAATCCGATCAAATTTGATGAGTTGCGGGTTCATTATAGACGGAACGAAATAAAGTCGAGACTGGATCTTAAGATGAGAGAGGTCAAATAGTAATCgggttaaattttatattttaatccgTACCTTAATCCGATCAAATTTGATGAGTTGCGGGTTCATTATAGACGGAACGAAATAAAGTCGAGACTGGATCTTAAGATGAGAGAGGTCAAATAGTAATCgggttaaattttatattttaatccgTACCTTAATCCGATCAAATTTGATGAGTTGCGGGTTCATTATAGACGGAACGAAATAAAGTCGAGACTGGATCTTAAGATGAGAGAGGTCAAATAGTAATCgggttaaattttatattttaatccgTACCTTAATCCGATCAAATTTGATGAGTTGCGGGTTCATTATAGACGGAACGAAATAAAGTCGAGACTGGATCTTAAGATGAGAGAGGTCAAATAGTAATTCTTAAactttttttgagaaaaaataattaaaaataaagaaatttttaaTAAGTCGCGTATGATTATCAATTATCAACTCATAATATTgttttacaaattataaattattaagttaGTGATTCGATTAATAATTTTGTACTTATGATGAATcaataataatctaaaataataataaaaaataatcatttatttttgtgACAGGTAAATCGAGGAATAACTCGAATCCAATCCTTTTTCTACCTTGTCTTTAtcttatccttatttttttttaagaccAAATCAGATCCATCATATTGTTTACGGAACAAGATAGGTTCGCAGGACAAATATGTCTTGTACACCCCTAATTTTAATTGTGAATCTATCTcttgaaatttttgtttaattattttgtaagcTAAGAATCTTATATTGTGATATCAATGCAAAGCTAAGAATATCAGTCTTTCTATTGTTATGGCAGTGTCAGTCAAGCAATTATTGAGacttaaaacaaattttaacataagttttcattataaaaaaataaaaaactttttaatacctacaataatatttattataattttatttaaattctatttcTCATTTTATGAGATGcaaagtattttaattaaatatgttcaTGCTtgtatctatttataattataaagcCTTTTACATATTGTactacttaaatatttttatttttttgagataatatatatgaaaaattaattatttttcagagGCCTAAAACTTTAACTTTGGACCGACTCTGAGTGGTAATTTAACTTATATCTTTATATATTGACCTTCTTTTATATTTGTCACAACATAGTAAGAGTCAACTCTTATTAAGTGGGTCAACTTTTGTTAAGagattgactttttttttttttatatatttgtgacaACATAGTAAGAGTCAATTCTTATCAAGTGGGTCAACTTTTGTTAAGAGTTTAAGTACGTTTTTTTTATCTAAGTAGTAAAGGAAAGTGAGGTAAAGAAAGGGaaagaaaagtaaataaaaaataggggAAAAAGTACaagaaaaaaagtgaaaaatgatCATTACTTAATTATTTGGTAAAAGAGAAATTGATAGAAAGCTAATTTTCATCATTAATTAGTTGTGTAAAAAATAAGAGGACACAAAATATTCAAGATTTGCTATAAATAAATACTACGAAATGTAATTAGTATAGACATTTTCCATTTGACAACTAGAATAAACTCAATACAGCCTCATTAAACAAATGTGTTAAAGACATTCTTCTCCATCCATTAATTCAAAAATCGACAAAGGTAACTAAACATGCTAAGTGTATGACAGAACGTAAAAGCTTATAGAGCTTTACCAACCATCAATCTTAATCCTAACAACAATCAAATTCTTCCAATCATGGTTAATGGccaaaagaaaagaagaatgGAAAAGAAGATTCACATTCTTTAGTGTCCTTCCGTTATGGATCAATATGTAAGATCAGGTTTATTATAGATGATCTTACATATGATCAAATTAACTAAATATCTGAGTGTCATTTGTAAGGTGGAAAGAATGATGACGGTGGTCGCCATTAACACTATACAAAATGCAATTCCAAAAGGACAAACCTTAACTAGGCTTTCCCACAAACAACATGGATCAAATGtgaaacaaactaaaaattacAAGACACAACAAGAAGCAAAATATAGGACACAAAAACATCAAACACATAAAGATTAGACTCAAAACATGCACCTATAGAGACCAAGCCACAAAATTGCCAATGTGGCTTTGGAGGAAGGCGCTATGAGCATGTGTATGAAAGTGTGGGGGCAACCATGGATGTGGTGGGTCAGGTGGGGGTGCTTAAGGAGTATTTGTGTACTGATCGACGTTGTGATAGCATGGTGGGGTTGGAGTGGAGGTTTTGAGTCCCATATGTAGTGGCGGATTTTAGCAGCGGTTGTAAGGGAGACTGCAATTATTGGTGTC
It includes:
- the LOC101503238 gene encoding chaperone protein dnaJ 8, chloroplastic codes for the protein MASATSGVVGGNGSSVSWMQFKKREKKQNQMNNKSRVCCSSSSMMDPYKTLRIQPGACESDVKKAFRQLALKYHPDVCRGNDCGVQFHQINEAYDVVMANLREESNVTETYEAHDEDDESFRGMNDPDWEYWEEWMGWEGAGIRDYSSHINPYI